A stretch of the Erinaceus europaeus chromosome 23, mEriEur2.1, whole genome shotgun sequence genome encodes the following:
- the MYDGF gene encoding myeloid-derived growth factor: protein MAAPSAGRSGGGGGGAGWWGALLLAAVALGPAQAVSEPLTVPFDVRPGGVVHAFSQHAGPGDRFTCTFTYASQGGTNEEWQMSVGTSEDSQHFTCTIWRPQGKSYLYFTQFKAEVQGAEIEYAMAYAQAAFGRESDIPLKSEEFDVSKTTVTHRPGTFKAELSKLVIVAKATHSEL from the exons ATGGCGGCGCCCAGCGCGGGgaggagcggcggcggcggcggcggcgcgggctGGTGGGGCGCGCTGCTGCTGGCGGCCGTAGCGCTGGGGCCGGCGCAGGCGGTGTCCGAGCCGCTGACGGTGCCGTTCGACGTGCGGCCCGGCGGCGTGGTGCACGCCTTCTCCCAGCACGCGGGCCCCGGG GACAGGTTCACCTGCACGTTCACTTACGCTTCTCAGGGAGGCACCAACGAG GAGTGGCAGATGAGTGTGGGGACCAGCGAGGACagccaacacttcacctgcaccaTCTGGAG GCCGCAGGGCAAGTCCTACCTGTACTTCACACAGTTCAAGGCCGAGGTCCAGGGCGCCGAGATCGAGTACGCCATGGCCTAC GCTCAGGCTGCCTTCGGGCGAGAGAGCGACATCCCCTTGAAGAGCGAGGAGTTTGACGTCAGCAAAACAACAG TGACCCACCGGCCGGGCACCTTCAAGGCCGAGCTGTCCAAGCTGGTGATCGTGGCCAAGGCCACCCACAGCGAGCTGTGA